Genomic DNA from Corylus avellana chromosome ca4, CavTom2PMs-1.0:
agttcaaaGAGCCTAagtaagagttttgaaaattcagaagGTACTTCTCAAAATGGCTGAAAGTTCAAGGAAACTTTACGAAGTTTTCCCAACATATTATTTGTCTTCTCAAAGTTGCTCTCACatatttaaaacattatttCACCACTTTCGCTAATGACTACTATAGGTATGGTAACCGCATCAGGTTTAGGTACACCCCAGCTACTGTAGCAAAAAGACAAAANNNNNNNNNNNNNNNNNNNNNNNNNNNNNNNNNNNNNNNNNNNNNNNNNNNNNNNNNNNNNNNNNNNNNNNNNNNNNNNNNNNNNNNNNNNNNNNNNNNNATCGCAGTTCCAGGAACTCCCTTTTCTGCAGCGTGAGTCTGGGATCGCGTCACCATCTTCCGGGGTATGTCCACACTACCATGCATTCCCGTCTTCTTCATGAAATCCCAAACACTTCAATCTACATCACTTTGGAAGAAGATTTTGAGTATTAATGGGCCGCGGGTAGTGAAGATGTTCCTATGGAAGGAGTGTAGTAATATTCTCCCCACAAAAGAGAATTTGTATAAACGTAAAATTACTAATGATCCTCTTTGTGTGATATGTCATATGTGGACTGGAAGTAGAAAAAATTGGGCATGTGCTCTAGAGCTGTGGTTTAGCCAAGGATGTCTGGCTAGAGTGTGGCAGGAAAATTTAGAAGTGCACAAGTGACTAAGACGATTTCCTCAATATTTTGGAGAAGCTCGTGGGGAAGCTAGAGACAGAGGAGATGGAGTTCGTAGCTTGCTTGGCAAGACCGGTGTGGTTGAGGCGAAACAAGATGGCTTACGGAGAGGAGTTCTATCCCCATCCAAAGTAATTCAGCAAGCAACAGTTCAGTTGAAGGATTTTGCAGATGCGGAATGAAGGGGCTGTAGAGGGGACCCAACCCCAACTGATGCTGGAAATTACGACGTGGAGATGACCTCCAAAAGAGTTTCTCAAATGCAACTGGGATGCGGCTATAGACTTGGAGAGAAAATGCATGGGAGGGGGCATCATCATCTGTGACCATGAAGGTAGTGTGCTTGCAATGAAGTGTATGGTTAGACCATACATCTTTGACCCTGCGTCCGCTGAGGCAAAAGCTGCTTAGGCTGCTGTGGAGCTGTGATGTCAATTGCAATTCACAAAGGTTATGTTTGAGGGGGGCTCAATGGAGGTGGTTCTAGTTTTAAGGAAGGAAGAGGCATGCTGGAATCGATTTGGGCACCTACTACACGACGCAAAAATCATGCTTCAGAGCTTGGAGGATTGGAAGGGCCAACACGTCAGAAGAACAGCCAATGACAAAGCCCATAATCTAGCTAAATTGGCAGTGTCTTATTGAGAGGATCATTTATGGCAGGATTTTTTCCCCTCTATTTAAAGGGATGCTTTGTAGCTTTCGAGCTTGGTCTTTTCAGTTATGATATTTTTGAGtcccaattcaaaaaaaaaaaaaaaaaatagaaaaaaagaaaaaaaaaaaatagataatcatAATACTATTAGCAGCACTTTTCCTCTACACGAGCGATGAAGGATTCAACAAAGCAAACGACAAAATAAAACCTGTACTTCTATCTTGTAATGCCTACCCCGATAAAATGAGCGTTTTTGTTGGCTGTCAACACGCAGTAAAAGACTACAGTTTAAATCACGTCAACTGTACCTTTTGTTAATAAAGTTTATTGAAACggtgcatttttaataaaaaaattaacgcACCGTTTTGttcatcatcttctccttctttgttaCATGCGTGCAGGGGCGAAGTAGCTGGTCAAAAAGTTATAAGAATGTCATTTAGATACCATTTTGATATGAGAGTTCTGCAATATTTTTGTCTTCGTCCCCCCTCAATTTCTGCCTTCGTCTCCCCTTCACAGATGAGAATATTTGAATGAAGATGATAAGCCATGGGAGATGGAGGATTGTAGAGGCTATGGACGAGAAATACTCCAGAGAGATCGAGGGAGAGAAGctgagagagagtgagagagaatgTAGAGAAATCTGGGAAGATTAGacaaaataaggaaagagtagGTGGGCCTTTGTTGACTAGgcaaatagagaagaaaaaaaaaatggatgtgGCTCGGATTCAAAAATAAGAACGCGTGTGGCTATGATTCAACCCACACAAATATtctatgattaaaaaaaaaaaaaaatgttagggatttttttttttgtgttattgtagtcttaattaaatattatttttctaaaaatcatatgagaaaaataaggacgagtttaatttttatttttgtacttttattttttgcattgactaagAAGGGGCAAAGCAGGGAATTGATGGTTGCGACCTTTCTTTGCcaatttttcccttttactTTCCAAATCTTAAATTCTTCATCTAAACCTATCTCAAAATATGTCCAAGTCTCCATCGTAAAGAACAAATGAGCAAGAAACggcgtgagagagagaacgatgAATGATGATTTATCATGATCCACTTGTGCTGATTGATGACTTGCGAGCACATCCCTAGCCTTTACGGCTGAACCAACTCCCCACAAGGTCATGTCTTGACCAAACCGACCTAAACCACTCCTTTAAGAACTATTGTGCTAGTGAAGACGAAACATCAATCATGTGTGCCTTATTCTCTCTCTGTTAAGATCTTAGTACCATTTTCCCACATAACAAAACCTAGTTCCACCCTGCATACGTGGATTATAAGTTTACTTGGCCTATACTTTAATCTTCTTTAACATAGTGATCTTTTGAATATGGCTACTTGAGAGGGCTTTGATGTTTGAGTTGTTCAAAAAGTTTAGGAATGACTTCACTCAGACCCCTAAACTATTACATACTCTATGCATCTTAAAAATctcattaaatttgaaaaactctcaattttacttcttaaactttcaatttgatgcaattgacttctttatcaatttttgccgttaaccCTAACAGAAActactaaaaagaccaaataacctttcaatttttttaatttttaatttgaaattttataaaaatgtcatgggtataatgatcattttatcactttcaACGTCCAGAAATTGATGGAGGgagtacattgcatcaaatggAAAGATCAGGAGGTAAAactgagagtttttaaaatttgagttgtTTTCTCAAAACGAGTGGTAGTTTAGGAATTTAAAGTTAAGTTTcctcaaaaatttattttgaaaccaAAATTTATGTCTTAATTTTGTGGAAGTGTCGTTTACGATAATTCTAACTTGTGATTAGTATTCAGCATTGTGTTGGTTGCTAAAGCATAAATGATTCATTATTGCAATGAATTATCTTTTATAAGAATTGGTATAAATCCTAGCAATAAAAAAACATACCATAGATACGTGTGGTACAAATATCACTTGCATTAGAGGTACTGTCACATTGCCATAGCAAATTAAGTTTGTGAAAGGCAACATCGCATGGTTTTCTTTTATGAGCTGGAGACCGaaatgagagaaaagaaagcagAAAAAAATCTTGAAGGTGGAGGCAAGTATTTTAGGCAGGCAAGATGCGAACATGATCCAAGCAGGATTTCGCATCAATCTGGTGGCTTTGCTGCAGATGCATGTATTCCTTATACTTCATTCCAGTGTATGCAGGTGCATTGTTTTCACGGTGTACAAACTCTCGTGCTGGGCCGACAACCGAGTCTAATGGCGGCCCAATAATTGTGGCCATCGATATTCTTGTAGCTTTTTCATTCACAAATGCCCGATGTACGACACTCTTGTACTTGCCGTTGCTCATAATCTTGCGTCAAACAATTTTCCCATTAGaaaattccaaagaaaaagacgataataaatttattaatataaaatgcATGATTTGATATGGGATGCACCTCCATTTGATCGCCAATGTTAACGACGAATGCGTTGGGAGTGGAATTGACATTGACCCACTTGCTTTGATGCTGCACTTGAAGCCCAGAAATCTCATTTTGTATGAGGAGGGTCAACAGGCCGTGATCGGAATGCGGCGGCAACCCGATTGCTAGTTCCGGCTCCGGACAAGGTGGATACAAGTTCGCAATGAGTATTTGGAGACCCGATTCCATATTCAAGGCGTTTTGTATGTAGGTGTCTCCCAATTCCAAGCTCATTGATATTCCTTTCAGCAACTCCATAGCTAATTCTCTGCTTCTTTTGCTGTACTCCAATGAAATCTCTCTGGTTGTAAAACATACaagagaaaaacagaaaagttatgCAATTTTATAGTTGATACGGTAGAATCTTCTCCAAACAATTTGAAGCTCATGATTACAAGTCAAGACTCAAGAGCCCTTGAATAATTAACTATACTCAAAGAGACCGCATTTTTGCAAAGGTTTGCAGACCATCCCTATAGATTGGGGGTGGTTAACGGCTTACCTTCAGAGGGTTGCCGAGAGTCCTATTTTGAAATAAGCTCcaagtgattttaaaatgttctTAAAGCTCTATGTGatttacaaaaataacaaagtcCATATTGAGGGTGGCCGAGAGTCGTGACCCACCCTAGCcataataaattatatcaaatttattaacaaatctatcaaatttttcttttgttacgaAATTTGATAGTAaaaactaatttattatttttgcataacacataaagctcttataatattttaaaatcaataaACATACTACAAGTAAGTGAAACCACCCGACTAATTTTAcgtttttttaccaaattattataatataagtAGTATGTTGTTGACAAACTACCCAATGATTCTTGAAGATTGTAAAATATCCCAGAAATGAACTGTAAACCTATCCATACCTGAAGGCAGCAGGCTTGGAAGGTGAATGAAATTGGGGATGTACAAAGAACTTGACAAAATCCCTCCAAAACAACACTTTATCCACTGAAGCATTAATGCTGGTGCCGCACCTGATTGAGTCCAACACATGCTTCCCCCCATACTCCCGCTTCTCCTCCTCTGTCAGATTGAAGAATTCTCCACACACGTCAGTCATCGCCTTCATCAGGCTCTCCGGCACACCGTGATTTATCACCTGATCATCTTACTAATTATCAACCTTAATACACATGATTTACTATGTAAACAGTATTTATTTATAGTAGTGAATGCTTTTACCATGAAGAAGCCCCAGTCTTGGCATGCTTTGCCGAGTTGATGGATGGTTTTGGATCGTTGATCAGGAGTACCGGAGGTGAGGAGAAAAAAGTCAATAATGGGGATTGACTCTTCTGGGTCATCTGAAACTGCTTCATCATTGGGGCTCCGAGTGAAGGTGTACTTGGGAGGGATGGAGGTGAGGCCAGGTGATTCAGCCAGTGCTTTGATGCTTATCATCTCCGGTACGGACGTTGCTGAATAGCACTATAGCAGAATAGGGGACGCCTTTAAGGTTTAGCCGCTGCTAAAAAATGGGTGGCCAAGATTTAGTTTGAAAATGTtaactcaaaatgataaaatcagttatcatttaattaatattttaatatattttttcacgCATATGCTCAaatagggctggcaaaacaagTATATGTGTCAGGTTCATGTCAACCTGATTAACCTCTCAACTTGTTTATGCTAACTCAAACACGACATGTTTGTTAAACTGGTCACGTGACCCATTTATGACACAAACCTGTTTAGCTTAACCTTAAAACTATATGTCGCGTTCATGTTGGGTTCGTGGATCGTGAGTTAAATTGTCAATCCTAAATTAagttatacttaaaaaaataaataattatattaaacgtGTTATAAACGAGTGACCTGTTTATGACTCGAGCTCGTTTAAATTAAACCCTAacattaaaatttgaatatttaatttaaatatgaggtaaattgacggagtcaatgttcAAGTCCAGGacctttagctctgataccatattgaaCTACCAATTatccaaaaagtttaagttgataagaagatgtaaatttaatcatttaattattactttaacactctcccttaCGGGTGAaattcaaactctcttttaataggtaaaacccaacatgtgaaatatttaattaaaatgggagTCAAAGTTCAATCCGAAAACTTTtggttttgataccatgttaaattatcacttatcttaaaaacttaagccgataaaaaaaaataaaaaaataataatttaatcaacactttaattGTTTGTAGGTGTCCTTACTCTATGGGTAATTTAACTTGTGGAAAAAgacatcttctttttttaaaaaaaaaacaaaaaacctgcACATGGGAGAGAAGCCAGCAAGGGCTCCACAAACATCAAAGCAATTAGAAACTTGGACAGATTCAATTGCACTCTTCTTCTGTTGGACACTTTGAGTTCTAGCTACGCACATACACagatctttatttaaaaatgggGAAATGCTAGAATGCAATAATATCTCCACATTCTTCCCATAAAATGCTGATGTGGCAAAGAGCACATGACCCACttgcattattttattaattttt
This window encodes:
- the LOC132179556 gene encoding 2-oxoglutarate-dependent dioxygenase 19-like, which produces MISIKALAESPGLTSIPPKYTFTRSPNDEAVSDDPEESIPIIDFFLLTSGTPDQRSKTIHQLGKACQDWGFFMVINHGVPESLMKAMTDVCGEFFNLTEEEKREYGGKHVLDSIRCGTSINASVDKVLFWRDFVKFFVHPQFHSPSKPAAFREISLEYSKRSRELAMELLKGISMSLELGDTYIQNALNMESGLQILIANLYPPCPEPELAIGLPPHSDHGLLTLLIQNEISGLQVQHQSKWVNVNSTPNAFVVNIGDQMEIMSNGKYKSVVHRAFVNEKATRISMATIIGPPLDSVVGPAREFVHRENNAPAYTGMKYKEYMHLQQSHQIDAKSCLDHVRILPA